Proteins from a genomic interval of Marmota flaviventris isolate mMarFla1 chromosome 8, mMarFla1.hap1, whole genome shotgun sequence:
- the Krtap26-1 gene encoding keratin-associated protein 26-1 yields the protein MSCHNSCSGNYSSGCLRNSCHVPLNAPVALCSTNVSCGDVLCVPGVCQNQAWFPGNCQETSGETNSCQPANCETSSCSSTAYYVPRPCQGSGFLPTSSFLSSSCLPVSYRPLSYVSSHCRPTTPLITSFQPTGCVSSGYRPLTCLPNSGRPLNLLPYGYRPTGCLTYNPQAVNIVSSSFRPLQPHSSSCQTLPHVFSTCRPSCSAQGGL from the coding sequence ATGTCTTGCCACAACTCCTGCTCCGGAAACTACAGCTCAGGGTGTCTCAGAAATTCCTGCCATGTTCCTCTCAACGCCCCTGTTGCCCTCTGCTCTACAAATGTGAGCTGTGGAGATGTGCTCTGTGTACCTGGGGTCTGTCAAAACCAGGCCTGGTTCCCAGGCAACTGCCAGGAGACCTCTGGGGAGACGAACAGCTGCCAGCCTGCCAACTGCGAGACCTCCAGCTGCTCTTCCACGGCTTACTACGTGCCCAGGCCCTGCCAAGGATCTGGTTTTCTGCCaacctcttccttcctctccagctCCTGCCTCCCAGTATCCTATAGGCCTCTGAGCTATGTATCCAGCCACTGTCGTCCAACGACTCCCCTGATCACTAGTTTCCAGCCCACGGGCTGTGTGTCCAGTGGCTATCGCCCCCTGACCTGTTTGCCCAACAGCGGCCGACCCCTGAACCTCCTCCCTTACGGGTACCGACCCACGGGGTGTTTGACCTACAATCCTCAAGCAGTGAACATTGTGTCCAGCAGCTTCAGACCTCTGCAGCCTCACTCCAGCAGTTGCCAGACTCTGCCCCACGTGTTCAGCACTTGCCGTCCATCTTGCTCGGCCCAAGGAGGCCTGTAG